One window of the Oncorhynchus mykiss isolate Arlee chromosome 5, USDA_OmykA_1.1, whole genome shotgun sequence genome contains the following:
- the ndr1 gene encoding nodal-related 1 — MEGLTQAIFSVLLVDLCSVVGAENIPGNREAFFHRSSGGHRDHVHHSSRFPLYMMQLYRILLEGDTLRAPPSVSAAPTKSEDISGLHDSDSVLSLVAKSCHQSGGRWSVTFDASSISASDNIKRSELRIRLPTFSASEHVTVDLYHSQSGRCSSPPCPESLFLGCLRAEPSSLTATSNWRVFNVTTLLRYYWLHQGGSAPGHEEGRAEREKGLESVLHPTADRVMMVVFSKHQTKKRAPTLIRTAEHSKYVTLDRERAGAGPAVSVEGGKGARRRKRHRLHQRAGVAGVAPGMAHTEERKGPLCKKVDMWVDFDQIGWSEWILYPKRYNAYRCEGSCPTPVDETVTPTNHAYMQSLLKLHRSDRVPCPSCVPTRLAPLSMLYYENSEVLMQHFQGMVVDECGCH; from the exons ATGGAAGGACTCACCCAGGCTATATTTTCTGTGCTTCTGGTGGATTTGTGCTCTGTGGTTGGAGCGGAGAATATCCCTGGGAACCGTGAGGCTTTCTTCCACAGAAGTAGTGGAGGTCACAGGGACCATGTTCATCACTCCAGCAGGTTCCCACTCTACATGATGCAGCTCTACCGGATTCTGCTGGAGGGAGACACACTCAGGGCGCCGCCATCTGTCAGCGCCGCCCCGACCAAGAGTGAGGACATCTCCGGTCTTCACGATTCTGACTCTGTACTCAGTCTGGTAGCCAAAA GTTGTCATCAGAGCGGTGGGAGGTGGTCTGTCACCTTTGATGCATCCTCCATCTCTGCAAGTGACAACATCAAGCGCTCCGAGCTGCGAATCCGTCTGCCTACCTTCTCTGCCTCTGAGCATGTCACTGTGGACTTGTACCACTCCCAGAGTGGCCGCTGCTCCAGCCCGCCATGCCCAGAGAGCCTCTTCCTGGGATGCCTGAGGGCAGAGCCCAGCTCCCTGACTGCCACATCCAACTGGAGGGTGTTCAACGTCACCACCCTGCTCCGCTACTACTGGCTGCACCAGGGAGGCTCTGCACCTGGCCATGAAGAgggaagggcagagagagagaagggtctgGAGAGTGTCCTGCACCCCACAGCCGACCGGGTCATGATGGTGGTCTTCTCCAAGCACCAGACAAAGAAGAGGGCCCCCACCCTCATCCGCACCGCTGAACATTCCAAGTACGTCACTCTGGACCGGGAGCGAGCTGGAGCTGGCCCTGCTGTCAGCgtagagggaggaaagggagccCGGCGCAGGAAGAGGCACAGGCTTCACCAGAGAGCAGGAGTGGCTGGGGTGGCCCCTGGCATGGCCCACACGGAGGAGAGGAAGGGCCCGCTGTGCAAGAAGGTAGACATGTGGGTGGACTTTGACCAGATAGGCTGGAGCGAGTGGATTCTTTACCCCAAGCGCTATAACGCCTACCGCTGTGAGGGCAGCTGCCCTACCCCAGTGGACGAGACCGTCACCCCCACCAACCATGCTTACATGCAG AGTCTACTGAAGCTTCACCGCTCAGACCGGGTCCCGTGCCCGTCCTGTGTGCCCACCCGCCTGGCCCCTCTGTCCATGTTGTATTACGAAAACAGCGAGGTGCTGATGCAGCACTTTCAGGGCATGGTGGTGGACGAGTGTGGCTGCCACTGA